A section of the Equus caballus isolate H_3958 breed thoroughbred chromosome 21, TB-T2T, whole genome shotgun sequence genome encodes:
- the SLC12A7 gene encoding solute carrier family 12 member 7 isoform X6, with amino-acid sequence MPVWHLESSSAACCVLGGGGDGNPRESSPFINNVEVDRESFFERKNMALFEEEMDSNPMVSSLLNKLANYTNLSQGAVEHEEGEESRRHEVKGPRMGTFIGVYLPCLQNILGVILFLRLTWIVGAAGVLESFLIVSMCCTCTMLTAISMSAIATNGVVPAGGSYYMISRSLGPEFGGAVGLCFYLGTTFAGAMYILGTIEIFLTYISPSASIIQADSVDGEAAAMLHNMRVYGTCTLVFMAMVVFVGVKYVNKLALVFLACVVLSILAIYAGVIKTAFDPPDIPVCLLGNRTLSRRGFDLCAKVHTINNSTATTALWGLFCNSSMPNATCDEYFAQNNVTEIQGIPGVASGVLLDNLWSAYSDKGAFVEKKGASSMAVPEESRASGLPYVLTDIMTYFTMLVGIYFPSVTGIMAGSNRSGDLKDAQKSIPTGTILAIVTTSFIYLSCIVLFGACVEGVILRDKFGEALQGNLVIGMLAWPSPWVIVIGSFFSTCGAGLQSLTGAPRLLQAIARDGIIPFLQVFGHGKSNGEPTWALLLTALICETGILIASLDSVAPILSMFFLMCYMFVNLACAVQTLLRTPNWRPRFKYYHWTLSFLGMSLCLALMFICSWYYALFAMLIAGCIYKYIEYRGAEKEWGDGIRGLSLNAARYALLRVEQGPPHTKNWRPQVLVMLNLDAEQQVKHPRLLSFTTQLKAGKGLTIVGSVLEGTYLDKRAEAQQAEENIRSLMGTEKTKGFCQLVVSSNLRDGMSHLIQSAGLGGMKHNTVLMAWPASWKQEDNPFSWKNFVDTVRDTTAAHQALLVAKNVDLFPQNQERFSDGNIDVWWIVHDGGLLMLLPFLLRQHKVWRKCRMRIFTVAQVDDNSIQMKKDLQMFLYHLRISAEVEVVEMVENDISAFTYEKTLMMEQRSQMLKQMQLSKTERQREAQLIHDRNTASHSAAAGKTQPPSTPDKVQMTWTKEKLIAEKSKNRDPGVSGFKDLFTLKPEWGNLNQCNVRRMHTAVKLNDVLLNKSQDAQLVLLNMPGPPKNRQGDENYMEFLEVLTEGLNRVLLVRGSGREVITIYS; translated from the exons ATGCCTGTTTGGCATTTGGAATCTTCTTCAGCTGCCTGCTGTGTCCTTGGAGGGGGAG GAGATGGAAACCCGAGAGAGAGCAGCCCGTTCATTAACAATGTGGAGGTGGACAGAGAGAGCTTCTTTGAAAGGAAGAACATGGCGCTGTTTGAG GAGGAGATGGACAGCAACCCCATGGTGTCTTCCCTCCTCAACAAGCTGGCCAACTACACCAACCTGAGCCAGGGCGCCGTGGAGCACGAGGAGGGCGAGGAGAGCAGGAGGCACGAGGTCAAG GGCCCGCGCATGGGCACCTTCATCGGCGTCTACCTGCCCTGCCTGCAGAACATCCTCGGCGTGATCCTCTTTCTGCGCCTGACGTGGATCGTGGGGGCTGCCGGCGTCCTGGAGTCGTTCCTCATCGTGTCCATGTGCTGCACCTGT ACAATGCTGACCGCCATCTCCATGAGCGCGATTGCAACCAACGGCGTGGTCCCAG CTGGCGGCTCGTACTACATGATATCACGGTCTCTGGGGCCTGAGTTCGGAGGGGCCGTGGGCCTCTGCTTCTACCTGGGCACTACGTTCGCAGGGGCCATGTACATTTTGGGGACCATTGAGATTTTTCTG ACTTACATCTCCCCGAGTGCGTCCATCATCCAGGCTGATTCGGTGGACGGCGAGGCGGCGGCCATGCTGCACAACATGCGTGTGTACGGGACGTGCACGCTGGTCTTCATGGCCATGGTGGTCTTCGTGGGCGTCAAGTACGTCAATAAGCTGGCCCTGGTGTTCCTGGCCTGCGTGGTGCTGTCCATCCTCGCCATCTATGCTGGCGTCATCAAGACCGCCTTTGACCCCCCGGACATCCC GGTCTGTCTGCTGGGGAACCGCACGTTGTCAAGACGCGGCTTCGACCTCTGCGCCAAAGTCCACACTATCAATAACAGCACGGCCACCACCGCGCTCTGGGGCCTCTTCTGCAACAGCTCCATGCCCAATGCCACCTGCGACGAGTACTTTGCCCAGAACAACGTCACGGAGATCCAGGGCATCCCCGGGGTGGCCAGCGGCGTCCTCCTGG ATAACCTGTGGAGTGCATACTCAGACAAGGGGGCGTTTGTGGAGAAGAAGGGTGCATCTTCCATGGCTGTGCCGGAGGAGAGCAGAGCCAGCGGGCTGCCCTACGTCCTCACGGACATCATGACCTACTTCACCATGCTGGTCGGCATCTACTTCCCCTCGGTGACCG GTATCATGGCGGGCTCAAACCGGTCCGGGGACCTCAAGGACGCCCAGAAGTCGATCCCCACGGGGACCATCTTGGCCATCGTGACCACGTCTTTTATTT ACCTCTCCTGCATCGTGCTTTTTGGGGCCTGCGTCGAGGGCGTGATCTTACGAGATAA GTTTGGGGAGGCCCTGCAGGGGAATCTCGTCATTGGCATGCTGGCCTGGCCGTCTCCGTGGGTCATTGTCATCGGCTCCTTCTTCTCGACCTGTGGCGCCGGCCTGCAGAGCCTGACTGGGGCGCCGCGCCTGCTGCAGGCTATCGCTCGGGACGGCATCATCCCTTTCCTCCAG GTGTTCGGCCATGGGAAGTCCAACGGGGAGCCCACGTGGGCCCTGCTGCTCACGGCCCTCATCTGCGAGACCGGCATCCTCATTGCCTCCCTGGACAGCGTGGCCCCGATCCTCTCCAT GTTCTTTCTCATGTGCTACATGTTTGTGAACCTGGCTTGCGCTGTGCAGACCCTGCTGCGCACACCCAACTGGCGTCCGCGCTTCAAGTACTACCACTG GACGCTGTCCTTCCTCGGCATGAGCCTGTGCCTCGCGCTGATGTTCATCTGCTCCTGGTACTACGCCCTCTTTGCCATGCTCATAGCCGGCTGCATCTACAAGTACATCGAGTACCGAGG GGCCGAGAAGGAGTGGGGTGACGGCATCAGGGGGCTGTCACTGAACGCTGCCCGCTACGCCCTGCTGCGTGTGGAGCAAGGGCCCCCCCACACCAAGAACTGGAG GCCCCAGGTGCTAGTGATGCTGAACCTGGACGCGGAGCAGCAGGTCAAGCACCCGCGCCTGCTGTCCTTCACCACGCAGCTCAAGGCTGGCAAGGGGCTGACCATCGTGGGCTCCGTGCTGGAGGGCACCTACCTGGACAAGCGTGCTGAAGCCCAGCAGGCTGAGGAG AACATCCGGTCTCTGATGGGAACCGAGAAGACCAAAGGCTTCTGCCAGCTGGTGGTGTCCTCCAACCTGCGGGATGGCATGTCCCACCTCATCCAGTCGGCCGGTCTGGGGGGCATGAAGCACAACACGGTGCTCATGGCCTGGCCCGCGTCCTGGAAGCAGGAGGACAACCCTTTCTCCTGGAAGAACTTCGTCG ACACCGTCCGTGACACCACGGCCGCGCATCAGGCTCTACTGGTGGCCAAGAACGTGGATCTGTTTCCACAAAACCAGGAGCGGTTCAGCGATGGGAACATCGACGTGTGGTGGATCGTGCACGACGGGGGCCTGCTCATGCTGCTGCCCTTCCTGCTGCGGCAGCACAAG GTGTGGAGGAAGTGCCGGATGCGCATCTTCACGGTGGCCCAGGTGGACGACAACAGCATCCAGATGAAGAAGGACCTGCAGATGTTCCTGTACCACCTCAGGATCAGCGcggaggtggaggtggtggagatG GTTGAAAACGACATTTCGGCGTTCACGTATGAGAAGACCCTGATGATGGAGCAGAGGTCCCAGATGCTGAAGCAGATGCAGCTGTCCAAGACGGAGCGGCAGAGGGAG GCTCAGCTCATCCACGACAGGAACACCGCCTCCCACTCTGCGGCAGCCGGCAAGACGCAGCCGCCGTCCACGCCAGACAAGGTGCAGATGACCTGGACGAAGGAGAAGCTGATTGCTGAGAAGTCCAAGAACAGAGACCCCGGTGTGTCCGGGTTCAAAGACCTCTTCACTCTGAAGCC AGAATGGGGAAACCT GAACCAGTGCAACGTCAGGAGGATGCACACGGCCGTGAAGCTCAACGATGTCCTGCTCAACAAGTCCCAGGACGCCCAGCTGGTCCTACTGAACATGCCGGGGCCCCCCAAAAACCGGCAGGGGGACGAGAACT ACATGGAGTTCCTCGAGGTCCTGACCGAGGGGCTCAACAGGGTCCTCCTCGTCAGGGGCAGTGGCCGGGAGGTGATCACCATCTACTCCTAA
- the SLC12A7 gene encoding solute carrier family 12 member 7 isoform X8: MRCPSCMSMATGAVWALELPARSPGDGNPRESSPFINNVEVDRESFFERKNMALFEEEMDSNPMVSSLLNKLANYTNLSQGAVEHEEGEESRRHEVKGPRMGTFIGVYLPCLQNILGVILFLRLTWIVGAAGVLESFLIVSMCCTCTMLTAISMSAIATNGVVPAGGSYYMISRSLGPEFGGAVGLCFYLGTTFAGAMYILGTIEIFLTYISPSASIIQADSVDGEAAAMLHNMRVYGTCTLVFMAMVVFVGVKYVNKLALVFLACVVLSILAIYAGVIKTAFDPPDIPVCLLGNRTLSRRGFDLCAKVHTINNSTATTALWGLFCNSSMPNATCDEYFAQNNVTEIQGIPGVASGVLLDNLWSAYSDKGAFVEKKGASSMAVPEESRASGLPYVLTDIMTYFTMLVGIYFPSVTGIMAGSNRSGDLKDAQKSIPTGTILAIVTTSFIYLSCIVLFGACVEGVILRDKFGEALQGNLVIGMLAWPSPWVIVIGSFFSTCGAGLQSLTGAPRLLQAIARDGIIPFLQVFGHGKSNGEPTWALLLTALICETGILIASLDSVAPILSMFFLMCYMFVNLACAVQTLLRTPNWRPRFKYYHWTLSFLGMSLCLALMFICSWYYALFAMLIAGCIYKYIEYRGAEKEWGDGIRGLSLNAARYALLRVEQGPPHTKNWRPQVLVMLNLDAEQQVKHPRLLSFTTQLKAGKGLTIVGSVLEGTYLDKRAEAQQAEENIRSLMGTEKTKGFCQLVVSSNLRDGMSHLIQSAGLGGMKHNTVLMAWPASWKQEDNPFSWKNFVDTVRDTTAAHQALLVAKNVDLFPQNQERFSDGNIDVWWIVHDGGLLMLLPFLLRQHKVWRKCRMRIFTVAQVDDNSIQMKKDLQMFLYHLRISAEVEVVEMVENDISAFTYEKTLMMEQRSQMLKQMQLSKTERQREAQLIHDRNTASHSAAAGKTQPPSTPDKVQMTWTKEKLIAEKSKNRDPGVSGFKDLFTLKPEWGNLNQCNVRRMHTAVKLNDVLLNKSQDAQLVLLNMPGPPKNRQGDENYMEFLEVLTEGLNRVLLVRGSGREVITIYS; the protein is encoded by the exons GAGATGGAAACCCGAGAGAGAGCAGCCCGTTCATTAACAATGTGGAGGTGGACAGAGAGAGCTTCTTTGAAAGGAAGAACATGGCGCTGTTTGAG GAGGAGATGGACAGCAACCCCATGGTGTCTTCCCTCCTCAACAAGCTGGCCAACTACACCAACCTGAGCCAGGGCGCCGTGGAGCACGAGGAGGGCGAGGAGAGCAGGAGGCACGAGGTCAAG GGCCCGCGCATGGGCACCTTCATCGGCGTCTACCTGCCCTGCCTGCAGAACATCCTCGGCGTGATCCTCTTTCTGCGCCTGACGTGGATCGTGGGGGCTGCCGGCGTCCTGGAGTCGTTCCTCATCGTGTCCATGTGCTGCACCTGT ACAATGCTGACCGCCATCTCCATGAGCGCGATTGCAACCAACGGCGTGGTCCCAG CTGGCGGCTCGTACTACATGATATCACGGTCTCTGGGGCCTGAGTTCGGAGGGGCCGTGGGCCTCTGCTTCTACCTGGGCACTACGTTCGCAGGGGCCATGTACATTTTGGGGACCATTGAGATTTTTCTG ACTTACATCTCCCCGAGTGCGTCCATCATCCAGGCTGATTCGGTGGACGGCGAGGCGGCGGCCATGCTGCACAACATGCGTGTGTACGGGACGTGCACGCTGGTCTTCATGGCCATGGTGGTCTTCGTGGGCGTCAAGTACGTCAATAAGCTGGCCCTGGTGTTCCTGGCCTGCGTGGTGCTGTCCATCCTCGCCATCTATGCTGGCGTCATCAAGACCGCCTTTGACCCCCCGGACATCCC GGTCTGTCTGCTGGGGAACCGCACGTTGTCAAGACGCGGCTTCGACCTCTGCGCCAAAGTCCACACTATCAATAACAGCACGGCCACCACCGCGCTCTGGGGCCTCTTCTGCAACAGCTCCATGCCCAATGCCACCTGCGACGAGTACTTTGCCCAGAACAACGTCACGGAGATCCAGGGCATCCCCGGGGTGGCCAGCGGCGTCCTCCTGG ATAACCTGTGGAGTGCATACTCAGACAAGGGGGCGTTTGTGGAGAAGAAGGGTGCATCTTCCATGGCTGTGCCGGAGGAGAGCAGAGCCAGCGGGCTGCCCTACGTCCTCACGGACATCATGACCTACTTCACCATGCTGGTCGGCATCTACTTCCCCTCGGTGACCG GTATCATGGCGGGCTCAAACCGGTCCGGGGACCTCAAGGACGCCCAGAAGTCGATCCCCACGGGGACCATCTTGGCCATCGTGACCACGTCTTTTATTT ACCTCTCCTGCATCGTGCTTTTTGGGGCCTGCGTCGAGGGCGTGATCTTACGAGATAA GTTTGGGGAGGCCCTGCAGGGGAATCTCGTCATTGGCATGCTGGCCTGGCCGTCTCCGTGGGTCATTGTCATCGGCTCCTTCTTCTCGACCTGTGGCGCCGGCCTGCAGAGCCTGACTGGGGCGCCGCGCCTGCTGCAGGCTATCGCTCGGGACGGCATCATCCCTTTCCTCCAG GTGTTCGGCCATGGGAAGTCCAACGGGGAGCCCACGTGGGCCCTGCTGCTCACGGCCCTCATCTGCGAGACCGGCATCCTCATTGCCTCCCTGGACAGCGTGGCCCCGATCCTCTCCAT GTTCTTTCTCATGTGCTACATGTTTGTGAACCTGGCTTGCGCTGTGCAGACCCTGCTGCGCACACCCAACTGGCGTCCGCGCTTCAAGTACTACCACTG GACGCTGTCCTTCCTCGGCATGAGCCTGTGCCTCGCGCTGATGTTCATCTGCTCCTGGTACTACGCCCTCTTTGCCATGCTCATAGCCGGCTGCATCTACAAGTACATCGAGTACCGAGG GGCCGAGAAGGAGTGGGGTGACGGCATCAGGGGGCTGTCACTGAACGCTGCCCGCTACGCCCTGCTGCGTGTGGAGCAAGGGCCCCCCCACACCAAGAACTGGAG GCCCCAGGTGCTAGTGATGCTGAACCTGGACGCGGAGCAGCAGGTCAAGCACCCGCGCCTGCTGTCCTTCACCACGCAGCTCAAGGCTGGCAAGGGGCTGACCATCGTGGGCTCCGTGCTGGAGGGCACCTACCTGGACAAGCGTGCTGAAGCCCAGCAGGCTGAGGAG AACATCCGGTCTCTGATGGGAACCGAGAAGACCAAAGGCTTCTGCCAGCTGGTGGTGTCCTCCAACCTGCGGGATGGCATGTCCCACCTCATCCAGTCGGCCGGTCTGGGGGGCATGAAGCACAACACGGTGCTCATGGCCTGGCCCGCGTCCTGGAAGCAGGAGGACAACCCTTTCTCCTGGAAGAACTTCGTCG ACACCGTCCGTGACACCACGGCCGCGCATCAGGCTCTACTGGTGGCCAAGAACGTGGATCTGTTTCCACAAAACCAGGAGCGGTTCAGCGATGGGAACATCGACGTGTGGTGGATCGTGCACGACGGGGGCCTGCTCATGCTGCTGCCCTTCCTGCTGCGGCAGCACAAG GTGTGGAGGAAGTGCCGGATGCGCATCTTCACGGTGGCCCAGGTGGACGACAACAGCATCCAGATGAAGAAGGACCTGCAGATGTTCCTGTACCACCTCAGGATCAGCGcggaggtggaggtggtggagatG GTTGAAAACGACATTTCGGCGTTCACGTATGAGAAGACCCTGATGATGGAGCAGAGGTCCCAGATGCTGAAGCAGATGCAGCTGTCCAAGACGGAGCGGCAGAGGGAG GCTCAGCTCATCCACGACAGGAACACCGCCTCCCACTCTGCGGCAGCCGGCAAGACGCAGCCGCCGTCCACGCCAGACAAGGTGCAGATGACCTGGACGAAGGAGAAGCTGATTGCTGAGAAGTCCAAGAACAGAGACCCCGGTGTGTCCGGGTTCAAAGACCTCTTCACTCTGAAGCC AGAATGGGGAAACCT GAACCAGTGCAACGTCAGGAGGATGCACACGGCCGTGAAGCTCAACGATGTCCTGCTCAACAAGTCCCAGGACGCCCAGCTGGTCCTACTGAACATGCCGGGGCCCCCCAAAAACCGGCAGGGGGACGAGAACT ACATGGAGTTCCTCGAGGTCCTGACCGAGGGGCTCAACAGGGTCCTCCTCGTCAGGGGCAGTGGCCGGGAGGTGATCACCATCTACTCCTAA
- the SLC12A7 gene encoding solute carrier family 12 member 7 isoform X12 — protein MGKAGDGNPRESSPFINNVEVDRESFFERKNMALFEEEMDSNPMVSSLLNKLANYTNLSQGAVEHEEGEESRRHEVKGPRMGTFIGVYLPCLQNILGVILFLRLTWIVGAAGVLESFLIVSMCCTCTMLTAISMSAIATNGVVPAGGSYYMISRSLGPEFGGAVGLCFYLGTTFAGAMYILGTIEIFLTYISPSASIIQADSVDGEAAAMLHNMRVYGTCTLVFMAMVVFVGVKYVNKLALVFLACVVLSILAIYAGVIKTAFDPPDIPVCLLGNRTLSRRGFDLCAKVHTINNSTATTALWGLFCNSSMPNATCDEYFAQNNVTEIQGIPGVASGVLLDNLWSAYSDKGAFVEKKGASSMAVPEESRASGLPYVLTDIMTYFTMLVGIYFPSVTGIMAGSNRSGDLKDAQKSIPTGTILAIVTTSFIYLSCIVLFGACVEGVILRDKFGEALQGNLVIGMLAWPSPWVIVIGSFFSTCGAGLQSLTGAPRLLQAIARDGIIPFLQVFGHGKSNGEPTWALLLTALICETGILIASLDSVAPILSMFFLMCYMFVNLACAVQTLLRTPNWRPRFKYYHWTLSFLGMSLCLALMFICSWYYALFAMLIAGCIYKYIEYRGAEKEWGDGIRGLSLNAARYALLRVEQGPPHTKNWRPQVLVMLNLDAEQQVKHPRLLSFTTQLKAGKGLTIVGSVLEGTYLDKRAEAQQAEENIRSLMGTEKTKGFCQLVVSSNLRDGMSHLIQSAGLGGMKHNTVLMAWPASWKQEDNPFSWKNFVDTVRDTTAAHQALLVAKNVDLFPQNQERFSDGNIDVWWIVHDGGLLMLLPFLLRQHKVWRKCRMRIFTVAQVDDNSIQMKKDLQMFLYHLRISAEVEVVEMVENDISAFTYEKTLMMEQRSQMLKQMQLSKTERQREAQLIHDRNTASHSAAAGKTQPPSTPDKVQMTWTKEKLIAEKSKNRDPGVSGFKDLFTLKPEWGNLNQCNVRRMHTAVKLNDVLLNKSQDAQLVLLNMPGPPKNRQGDENYMEFLEVLTEGLNRVLLVRGSGREVITIYS, from the exons GAGATGGAAACCCGAGAGAGAGCAGCCCGTTCATTAACAATGTGGAGGTGGACAGAGAGAGCTTCTTTGAAAGGAAGAACATGGCGCTGTTTGAG GAGGAGATGGACAGCAACCCCATGGTGTCTTCCCTCCTCAACAAGCTGGCCAACTACACCAACCTGAGCCAGGGCGCCGTGGAGCACGAGGAGGGCGAGGAGAGCAGGAGGCACGAGGTCAAG GGCCCGCGCATGGGCACCTTCATCGGCGTCTACCTGCCCTGCCTGCAGAACATCCTCGGCGTGATCCTCTTTCTGCGCCTGACGTGGATCGTGGGGGCTGCCGGCGTCCTGGAGTCGTTCCTCATCGTGTCCATGTGCTGCACCTGT ACAATGCTGACCGCCATCTCCATGAGCGCGATTGCAACCAACGGCGTGGTCCCAG CTGGCGGCTCGTACTACATGATATCACGGTCTCTGGGGCCTGAGTTCGGAGGGGCCGTGGGCCTCTGCTTCTACCTGGGCACTACGTTCGCAGGGGCCATGTACATTTTGGGGACCATTGAGATTTTTCTG ACTTACATCTCCCCGAGTGCGTCCATCATCCAGGCTGATTCGGTGGACGGCGAGGCGGCGGCCATGCTGCACAACATGCGTGTGTACGGGACGTGCACGCTGGTCTTCATGGCCATGGTGGTCTTCGTGGGCGTCAAGTACGTCAATAAGCTGGCCCTGGTGTTCCTGGCCTGCGTGGTGCTGTCCATCCTCGCCATCTATGCTGGCGTCATCAAGACCGCCTTTGACCCCCCGGACATCCC GGTCTGTCTGCTGGGGAACCGCACGTTGTCAAGACGCGGCTTCGACCTCTGCGCCAAAGTCCACACTATCAATAACAGCACGGCCACCACCGCGCTCTGGGGCCTCTTCTGCAACAGCTCCATGCCCAATGCCACCTGCGACGAGTACTTTGCCCAGAACAACGTCACGGAGATCCAGGGCATCCCCGGGGTGGCCAGCGGCGTCCTCCTGG ATAACCTGTGGAGTGCATACTCAGACAAGGGGGCGTTTGTGGAGAAGAAGGGTGCATCTTCCATGGCTGTGCCGGAGGAGAGCAGAGCCAGCGGGCTGCCCTACGTCCTCACGGACATCATGACCTACTTCACCATGCTGGTCGGCATCTACTTCCCCTCGGTGACCG GTATCATGGCGGGCTCAAACCGGTCCGGGGACCTCAAGGACGCCCAGAAGTCGATCCCCACGGGGACCATCTTGGCCATCGTGACCACGTCTTTTATTT ACCTCTCCTGCATCGTGCTTTTTGGGGCCTGCGTCGAGGGCGTGATCTTACGAGATAA GTTTGGGGAGGCCCTGCAGGGGAATCTCGTCATTGGCATGCTGGCCTGGCCGTCTCCGTGGGTCATTGTCATCGGCTCCTTCTTCTCGACCTGTGGCGCCGGCCTGCAGAGCCTGACTGGGGCGCCGCGCCTGCTGCAGGCTATCGCTCGGGACGGCATCATCCCTTTCCTCCAG GTGTTCGGCCATGGGAAGTCCAACGGGGAGCCCACGTGGGCCCTGCTGCTCACGGCCCTCATCTGCGAGACCGGCATCCTCATTGCCTCCCTGGACAGCGTGGCCCCGATCCTCTCCAT GTTCTTTCTCATGTGCTACATGTTTGTGAACCTGGCTTGCGCTGTGCAGACCCTGCTGCGCACACCCAACTGGCGTCCGCGCTTCAAGTACTACCACTG GACGCTGTCCTTCCTCGGCATGAGCCTGTGCCTCGCGCTGATGTTCATCTGCTCCTGGTACTACGCCCTCTTTGCCATGCTCATAGCCGGCTGCATCTACAAGTACATCGAGTACCGAGG GGCCGAGAAGGAGTGGGGTGACGGCATCAGGGGGCTGTCACTGAACGCTGCCCGCTACGCCCTGCTGCGTGTGGAGCAAGGGCCCCCCCACACCAAGAACTGGAG GCCCCAGGTGCTAGTGATGCTGAACCTGGACGCGGAGCAGCAGGTCAAGCACCCGCGCCTGCTGTCCTTCACCACGCAGCTCAAGGCTGGCAAGGGGCTGACCATCGTGGGCTCCGTGCTGGAGGGCACCTACCTGGACAAGCGTGCTGAAGCCCAGCAGGCTGAGGAG AACATCCGGTCTCTGATGGGAACCGAGAAGACCAAAGGCTTCTGCCAGCTGGTGGTGTCCTCCAACCTGCGGGATGGCATGTCCCACCTCATCCAGTCGGCCGGTCTGGGGGGCATGAAGCACAACACGGTGCTCATGGCCTGGCCCGCGTCCTGGAAGCAGGAGGACAACCCTTTCTCCTGGAAGAACTTCGTCG ACACCGTCCGTGACACCACGGCCGCGCATCAGGCTCTACTGGTGGCCAAGAACGTGGATCTGTTTCCACAAAACCAGGAGCGGTTCAGCGATGGGAACATCGACGTGTGGTGGATCGTGCACGACGGGGGCCTGCTCATGCTGCTGCCCTTCCTGCTGCGGCAGCACAAG GTGTGGAGGAAGTGCCGGATGCGCATCTTCACGGTGGCCCAGGTGGACGACAACAGCATCCAGATGAAGAAGGACCTGCAGATGTTCCTGTACCACCTCAGGATCAGCGcggaggtggaggtggtggagatG GTTGAAAACGACATTTCGGCGTTCACGTATGAGAAGACCCTGATGATGGAGCAGAGGTCCCAGATGCTGAAGCAGATGCAGCTGTCCAAGACGGAGCGGCAGAGGGAG GCTCAGCTCATCCACGACAGGAACACCGCCTCCCACTCTGCGGCAGCCGGCAAGACGCAGCCGCCGTCCACGCCAGACAAGGTGCAGATGACCTGGACGAAGGAGAAGCTGATTGCTGAGAAGTCCAAGAACAGAGACCCCGGTGTGTCCGGGTTCAAAGACCTCTTCACTCTGAAGCC AGAATGGGGAAACCT GAACCAGTGCAACGTCAGGAGGATGCACACGGCCGTGAAGCTCAACGATGTCCTGCTCAACAAGTCCCAGGACGCCCAGCTGGTCCTACTGAACATGCCGGGGCCCCCCAAAAACCGGCAGGGGGACGAGAACT ACATGGAGTTCCTCGAGGTCCTGACCGAGGGGCTCAACAGGGTCCTCCTCGTCAGGGGCAGTGGCCGGGAGGTGATCACCATCTACTCCTAA